The Amblyomma americanum isolate KBUSLIRL-KWMA chromosome 3, ASM5285725v1, whole genome shotgun sequence genome window below encodes:
- the LOC144123269 gene encoding uncharacterized protein LOC144123269 → MSFTSGLDVPSVVKLDKNLDELRVACEHPVDSLKMVKELGEPFPGADWLEALNGGHAQNRTSPYAPDSNITIRGESCIFAMLRELHGANVTDARAYSLLVMIAQIKKYALTVLPWRHDETQRTTECVSITAQIFRGLFLRWMTSKLVGVERSRAFAVMVTHLQEAVDRFPALPERLNLTANDYQVRRLFTGLIAPQLVESNSGLESGSMLAQYGDSFLLNIVRARRQRAGSEDGSTDDDLFMALRGTVTFAEPPRETKGGRPLAVIVPPTFVTADLFIPEASEPALYYGSSGVLLLLEWARAWLEGAAELREPIRLHQQCMQQFASSALGRAADKKEALLLITASWALEVARSAALLQEPEPPVRATEIAAWKKDREKMVMLRNRLFFYRFCATTCGDAWATNACKIGVHFSKAFSDAFGCPPPPEIVC, encoded by the exons ATGTCCTTTACGAGCGGTCTCGACGTCCCGTCAGTGGTGAAGCTGGACAAGAACCTGGATGAGCTACGTGTCGCTTGCGAGCATCCCGTAGATTCGCTTAAAATGGTGAAGGAACTAGGGGAGCCTTTTCCGGGTGCAGACTGGTTAGAGGCTTTGAACGGCGGGCACGCTCAGAACAGAACCTCGCCCTACGCGCCCGACAGCAACATCACCATACGAGGCGAATCGTGCATATTCGCAATGCTCAGGGAATTGCACGGCGCTAACGTTACGGACGCTCGAGCTTATAGCTTGCTCGTGATGATTGCCCAAATAAAAAAATACGCACTCACGGTGCTCCCATGGCGGCACGACGAGACGCAGAGAACGACCGAGTGTGTGAGCATTACGGCGCAGATCTTCCGAGGACTGTTCTTGAGATGGATGACCAGTAAGCTGGTGGGTGTAGAAAGAAGCCGTGCTTTCGCCGTCATGGTGACTCATCTGCAGGAAGCTGTTGACCGCTTCCCGGCCTTACCAGAGCGCCTCAACTTAACAGCCAACGACTACCAAGTCAGGCGTTTGTTCACGGGTCTAATAG CACCTCAACTCGTGGAGAGCAACAGCGGCTTGGAATCAGGCTCCATGCTAGCTCAGTACGGTGACAGTTTCCTGCTGAACATCGTGCGGGCGAGACGGCAGAGAGCGGGCTCCGAAGATGGCAGCACTGATGACGACCTATTCATGGCTTTACGAGGAACGGTGACTTTTGCCGAGCCGCCCAGAGAAACGAAAGGAGGGCGTCCCTTGGCGGTAATCGTGCCGCCGACGTTTGTGACTGCCGACCTGTTCATCCCTGAGGCGTCCGAACCAGC TCTCTACTACGGCTCGTCTGGGGTCCTGCTGCTTCTGGAGTGGGCCCGGGCGTGGCTGGAAGGAGCCGCCGAACTGCGGGAACCCATCCGCCTGCACCAGCAGTGCATGCAGCAGTTTGCATCGTCTGCACTGGGCCGAGCCGCAGACAAGAAGGAAGCCCTGCTTCTGATCACCGCCAGTTGGGCGCTCGAGGTTGCTCGCTCGGCAGCTTTGCTCCAGGAGCCCGAGCCGCCAGTACGCGCCACCGAGATCGCGGCTTGGAAGAAGGATCGCGAGAAGATGGTGATGCTGAGGAACCGGCTGTTCTTTTACAGATTCTGCGCCACGACGTGCGGGGACGCATGGGCGACGAACGCTTGCAAAATAGGCGTCCATTTCTCGAAGGCCTTCAGCGACGCATTCGGCTGCCCGCCGCCACCCGAGATTGTCTGCTGA